The genomic DNA AATCTGGTGGGAAACGCCGTGCGCTACACCGAGCGGAGCGGTGTCCGCATCGAACTTGGCTACGACCACGAATCCGGCGGGGAACTGGTCCTGACCGTGTCGGATACGGGCCGGGGCATCCCGGTCGACGAGCTGGAGACCATCTTCGAGCCCTATGAAACGGGCTCCGGCGGCGGCAACGGGTTCGGATTGGGGCTGTCTATAGTCAAGCGCAGCGTGGAGCGCATTCAGGGGACCGTTTCCGTGGACAGTACGCCCGGCAAGGGGTCGCGGTTCACGGTCAGGCTTCCGGCCGCCGAGGCCGAACATCCCTGACCGCCTGGTGCGGTCCGCCGGGAAAATGCAATCGGCCCCCGCGCGATGGTTCGCGCGGGGGCCGGTTGCGTATCGAAAGGGGATCAGTAGCGTTTGAGGCCGTCTTCCTCGCCCAGGTTGAAGCGGCCGATGGCCTCGTGCAGGGAGCGGGAGCCCTCGGACAGGCTGGCGGCCGTGGCCGCGACCTCCTCGGCTGTGGAGGCGTTCTGCTGGACCACGGATTCCGACTCCTGGATGGCCTTGGAAACCTGCGCGATGCCCTGGCTTTGTTCGCTGGCGGCGGCGGAGATTTCCTGGATCAGCTCGGCCGTGTGCTGAATGTCCGGGACCATGCGCTTGAGCAGTTCTCCGGCTTCCTCGGCCACGGCCACGCTGCTGGACGACAGCTCGCTGATGCCTGCCGCGGCCGTGCCGCTGCGTTCGGCCAGTTTGCGCACCTCGGCCGCGACCACGGCGAATCCCTTGCCCGCCTCTCCGGCTCGGGCCGCCTCGATGGCCGCGTTGAGCGCCAGCAGGTTGGTTTGGCGCGCGATTTCCTCGATGATGCCGATTTCGTCGGCGATCTTGCGCATGGCGGACACGGTGCGGGCCACGGCCTCGCCACCCGTCTCGGCGTCTGCCGAAGCCTTGGAGGCGGTCACTTCGGTCCTGTGGGCGATGTCGGCGGTCTGCTGGACGCTGCCGGACATCTCCTCCAGGCTGGCGGCGATCTCCTCGATGCCCGCGGCCTGCTGGTTTGCGCCCTTGGAAAGACTGTCGCTGGCCAGGGAAAGTTCCGAGCATCCCTCGGCCACTTCGCCGGAGATATCCCGTATGTCGCGGATGGTGTTCGCGAGGGTCGCGTTCATTTCACACATGGCCGACAGGATGATGCCCATCTCGTCGCTGCGCATTTCGCAGGCCTGGCTTCGCAGGTCGCCCCGGGCGATGTCCGAGGCCAGGTCGGCGCATTGGATGATGGGCCGCTTCACGGACCGTTCCACCACCCAGAAGATGATGACGATGGGCACGACCACCACGATGAGCAGGCCCACCCCGACGAGCCACGCCACGGCGGACATCATGGCCTGCTGGTCCGTGATGTCCATGGACAGGAGGATCACGCCGATGGCGTCGCCCCGGTAGTCCTTGACCGGAAACACGGCCACTCCGTCATGCCCCTCGACCTCCACCAGGGCGGACTGCATCCCTCGGTCCAGGAGGTCGGTACCGGCCAAGGCCCGCGCCGATTCGTTCTTCTGGCCGTAGATGAGCACGAACTTGCCGTCCTTGACCGGGTTCTTGGCCGGGTCCCGCAGTCTGGTGGTCACCGGAAGCAGCTTGGCGTCCATGTAGAGCAGGGCCTTGACGGCTCCGGCGGACTCCATGGTCTTGAGGATGTTGTCGAACCCGAGCAGCACTTCCACGGACCCGAGGTGTGCTCCGTCCGTCCCGGTGACCGGCGTGAGACCTCGGATGGTGAAGCCGCCCCGGCCCGGCTCTATGCCCAGGACCGGCTTGCGGGTCTTGTTCACGTCGATGACCGTGTTGCGGAATCCGGACAGGTCGTCGGAAATGTCCACCCACTCGCCGCCCTTTTTGGCCTGTTTCTCGCGCCAGGTGCGCAGCAGGCTTCGGGCCGTGGGCAAATGGAAATGGAGCTGGAAGCTCCGGCCGATGTTTTCCTTGTATCCCGCGAGCACGGGCGCGAGGGATGCGCGCAGTCGTTCTCTGGCCTCCTGGAGCATGGGGTCGGCTTCATCGTCCATGTTTCCCCGGTTGGCCAGGGCGTATGCCTCGACCACTTCGGGCATTCGGCTGAACAGGGCCGCCTGTTGCAGGGCGCTTTCGGAAATTTGTGTGATGGACTGGCGGACGTCCTCGATTTTTCCCCGCAGAATCAGGGTCACAAAGGAGTTCTCCAGATCGGCGAACTGTGACTTGAGGACCAGATACCCGCCTACGAGCATAACCAGGGCCATGCCCAGCAGGGGCAGAAAAAGTTTGGCGCGGATACCCATCGGAGCTCCTTGGTGAATCGTTTAATCGTGTCGGACTCGTTCATTTTTGGTGCAGCCGGATGCAATGGGCAATTATTTTTCCGTCGGACGAAATCTTTCGGCCATGCGCTCCGCGCGGCAACGGGAGTGCGGACGCCCGGAAGGACCGACCGGACCTTTACAGCAAACCGCTTTTGTACTAGCCGTATTCAATTATCTGTAATCACGAGGCTTTCATGATCGCCACCATCTCCTGCGCCGCCCTCATGGGCATCGATGCCTTCAAGGTCCAGCTCGAAGTCGATTTTTCCCGCTCCGGGATGCCCTGTTTCACCATGGTCGGCCTGGCCGAAGGGGCCGTGCGCGAGTCCAAGGAACGGGTTTTTTCCGCTTTGAAAAACTGCGGCTTCAAGGTGCCGCCCGCACGGATCGTCGTGAATCTGGCTCCGGCGGATGTGCGCAAGGAGGGGAGCGGCTACGATCTGCCGCTGGCCGTGGGCATTCTCTGCGCCATGGGCGTTCTCGAACAACAGGCTGTGGACGGCTGGTTCATGGCCGGGGAACTTTCCCTGAGCGGAGAGCTCAAGTCCGTGCCGGGCGTCCTGCCCCTGGCCCTGGCCGCGCGCAAGGAAGGCGGGCGGGGCATCATCGTGCCGGAGGCCAACGGCCGCGAGGGCGCGGTGGCGGGGGACCTGTCGGTTATCGGGGCCGTCGACCTGGGGCAGGTGGTGCGGATGCTTCTTGGCGAGGAGATCATTGAGCCCGCCAAGGTGGACATCGACACCCTCTGGAACGAGCGGTCCCGGCACCTGAACGACTTCGGCGAGGTCAAGGGCCAGGAACACGCCAAGCGGGCCATCGAGATCGCGGCGGCGGGCGGGCACAACATGCTTTTCATCGGCCCGCCCGGCTCGGGCAAGACCATGCTCGCCAAGCGCATTCCCACTGTGCTCCCGCCTCTCGGATTCGAGGAGGCCTTGGAGGTGACCAAGATATACTCCGTGGCCGGGCTGCTCCCGGCGGACCGGGCACTCATGGTAACCCGGCCGTTTCGCACCCCGCATCACACCATTTCGGACGTCGGCCTGGTGGGCGGCGGCCGCTATCCCCAGCCCGGCGAGACCTCGCTGGCGCACAGGGGCGTGCTTTTCCTCGACGAGATGCCCGAATTCAAGAAGTCCGTGCTTGAGGTCCTGCGCCAGCCGTTGGAGGACGGTGAAGTGTCCATCTCCCGCTCGCTCATGACCCTCAAGTACCCGGCGGACGTCATGCTCGTGGCCGCAATGAATCCCTAATTATATTTTCTTTTGGCCAACATAAAATTTCCCATGGCGAGGCGCTAAATTTGCTCCAGATGTAGTTTTATAAACCCCTATTTTATTTTTCCTTTCCTTACCTAGTTGTAACCGAGTACAGTATTAGCCGCACTCCATGCGTGAGCAAAGCCTCACGCCCGAAAGAAACCCCGCCGGAAATGGCGGGGTTTCTTCTAACGGGAACTGCCAAGATAGGCGTTCGATACGTCCCGACGGCCAGGCGAATGCCCCGCCGCCACTTCGATGTTGTCGCGTGCTTCGTCGTCGAGCCGGGGCCAGTCGTCCCCGGCCGTGGCCTGGGCGGCTTCGTGGAATGCCTGAACGCTATCGTACTGGTTCGGCGGTTCGAAGCCCGTATGGTCCACATACATCTGTCGAAAGCGTTCGTGACGCAGGCCATGCAGGGTACCCCCGGCATCCTTGCCCGTCAGGCCGTGCTTTCTGGCTGCATAATCCAGCCGATGCAGCCATTCGTCGCCCATGCCTTCGGGCATGAGATTGTTGATGCCCTTTCGGTCGGAAGGGGACACGTATTCTTCGGCCCGCTTAAGGGCCGCTTCCTGTTGCCGGGACAAGCCGTACAGGGTTCGGGGCCTGCCGCCCTTGGTCCCATACTGAACGAGAAGGCTATGGTTTTCCCGGTCCCAGTCGTTAGGCAAGTCCAGCTTGGCTGATTCTTCCCGGCGCAATCCCACGTTGTACATCAGGTCGATCTGCGCCGCCGCCCGACCCGCGTGCGGATACGACTTGTCGTTCCGCATGCGGGTCAGGGTGCCTTGGAAGACATCCGCGGCGACCGCACGGGACATCGCATTGGCGATGGACCCGCGCTTGACCCCGAAGGTCGCGTTGCTTTCGCTGATCTGATCGTTTCCGTAAGCGCGGCAGATGTGGCGTGCCGCGGTGAAGACTTCGGCAATCCTGCCGTCGCCCACACCGTCCGCACGCATGGCATCCGCCACGCGCTGGAAATGCTTGTTGGATACATTGGTCCACTTTTCAATCCCCATGTTCGCCTGGCGCAAAACATCGACGAAATGGCGGGCAGTCTGGCGGATTCGGTGTTGTTTCGTTTTTTGCCCGGACAAGGTTGCCCGGTTCACCGCAAACTTAAGGCTGTCGGATTTTCCCATTGGAATTCTCCTTCCGTTAAAGGTTCGGGGCAGCGCCCCGGGGCCAAGCAGATCGGACTTTTCCCGTTATCCGGGAAAGACCTGCCTGTGGCGGTAAACCCGCCACGCATCACCAGCTAAGGGAAGAATGAATGCCCGTTTCCCATTGGAAGAAGATTCCGGAAGACCCAGTCAATAAGGGGTGCTGCCCCGCAAGCGCGTACGTCTTGCGGACTTAATGGCAGCCGTAGGGGAAGTGCGGCAATGACAAGCGTAGATACTTGCCATTCCACTATCGGCGGGTGCTGCGTTACAGCCTGCGTGTTTGGATTTGGAAATGGCCGTTTGTTTGGAAAACGGCGCGTGGATCGTTGAAGCACAAGGCTTCTTCATGCGTCATCAGTTTAGACTTCGTCAAAACTTATGAACGCGCCTGATCGCGTTTTACCTCCTTCTGGTGACCGATTTATCCTGTGGATATGCCCAACCATATGACGCCCCTCAACCCTCGCGCAAGCTCCGACGGCACGATTTCTTCCCCTCCCGCCGATTATCCGCGAGCGTGGCGCAAGCAGCCGCCGGGGCAAGGCCAAGCCCTACGGGCGGACGCTTCGCGGTCCGGCCTTGCCCCGACGACTTTACTTGCGTCGTGATTACCGCAGGCGACGGCGAGAGGGATGGCGGGTTCGACTCCGGCTCAAGGGATATCCTCAGGTCCCTGCTCACGCATCCACCCCAAAAAAGCAACAAATCCCTTGCTACTGATTATCAACTTATTTATTAACAGCGTTAAGCAACTAGTTGCTTAACGCTGTTAATAAGGTGGTTGATTAACCATGGCCGAAGATGACGACGTTGACCTCACCCCTGTGAAGACCCCGGAACAATTGTTGAAAGAAGAAGTCGGGCTTTATCTGAAGATTGTCCGGGAGAATCGGCACAAACCCCTCAGATGGGTCGCCCAGAAATTGGGGTGCTCCAGCTCGTTCATATCCCAGATCGAAAAGGGGGACGCTTCGATTCCACTGGATCGGGTACTCGACTTCTCCCTTGCCTATGATCTTCCTGTTCCGGAGTTCGTTCGAATCGTTCTCGTCACCATGCACAACGACACATATCGGGCGTTGATGAGCATACTGGAGAATGACCCGGAAATGGCTAATGCCGCCAACAGTTGCCACACGATTGCAAATCCCAAAGAACGAGCCAAGCGTCGCAAAATTCTCAATCCGGGACTGAGCTCAAAATCGCTTGATCGAATGCGGGAATTTATCTTGGAGAACCAAAAACCAACATATGGGAAACCGGTGGCAGGTGACTCATGATAGATTTACGGAAACAAGACCATCTTGGGGTAACCTCTTCGTCTAAGGACGGCGACATTCACAACAAGGACGCGTTCCTTTTTTTGGGGAATTGTCCTGCCCACAGGTACGAGGCCATAATCACCGACCCACCTTACGAGATCGGTATTGCCGGCAAGGATTGGGATTGCAAAAAGCTACGGATCGACGTTCTGGCCTATCAATTCCATCGCGTTCTGAAACCTGGCGGCAATGTCTTTGTGTTCTGCTCGGATTTCCAATTCGGCGATTGGTATCGTGAGCTTTCCCGCTATTTTACCAGGTTGCGCAAGTATGCTTGGTGCAAACCGGATTCGCGAGGCACCAACAAGGGGATGTTCCAGGAAAGCTTCGAACTTGGGCTACATGTGTGCTCAGAAAATGCATACTTCGACATGGAAGACCGCTATAAAAATTATGTGGTCGCTGGAAAAACATCAGGGAATGAACGGATGATGCCTGACCCAGACGAGGAATGGTCAACCAAGAAGGGCGAAAAAACCCTTCACCCAACTCAAAAAAAATTGTCGGTAATTGAGACTCTGGTTACCGCATTGAGCAAAAAGGGCGACACCATTCTTGATCCCTTTGCCGGCACCGGAACGCTTGGGGTCGCAGCCAAAAATTTGGGCAGAAAATTCGAGATGGTCGAGTACGGCTTCCGAAACCACATTGCGGCATGGGACAGGATTCTAGGGGAAGAGTGAGTCCCTTTTGTCTTTACCCGCAAATGCCAATTCAACGTGCGGCGCAACGTGTCTTAAGAGTCCAGTTTATTTTAAGCAGACTTCAAGGGGTGGCTCCCAGAAAAGCCCTTGTAGTCTTGTATAATACAAATCGAGAAAACCAGCGGGAGGAGGTCATCAGTCAACGTGAAGCACCACGGCGGAACAATTAAACAATGCCCATGCACAGTCTCCAACATTTAATTCAAAGGGTGAGCTTGGGGAGGAAGTGACAAGGGCGCATATTTCAGTTGTTTCAGAAATCTTGACGATAAATTCCGTGTTGACCTCTCCATTGGTTATTCTGGTCACCACTCCCCTGAGTCTGTTTTCCGTGCTGCATTTCGGAGATGCTTCACCGCCATGCAAGATTACCAACGGAGCCTTTACCTCGGCTGTGATCAATCTGCCTAAGCTCAAGCCAAGCCGCTCCAAACTGTCATTCGTGATTACGGTGATGATGGAGTTTCCTTCTAGGGTTTCCATAACGACGCGTGTTTGTATGTCGCCCCTCAATATTTCTGACACTTTTCCAAAAAAACTATTTCGTGCGCTTGTTTTGCGGCCGGATTCCTTTTCCAGAAAACGCTGAGCAACAGCTTGAATTTCATCCTTGGAGAACGCGACATAG from Pseudodesulfovibrio thermohalotolerans includes the following:
- a CDS encoding methyl-accepting chemotaxis protein encodes the protein MGIRAKLFLPLLGMALVMLVGGYLVLKSQFADLENSFVTLILRGKIEDVRQSITQISESALQQAALFSRMPEVVEAYALANRGNMDDEADPMLQEARERLRASLAPVLAGYKENIGRSFQLHFHLPTARSLLRTWREKQAKKGGEWVDISDDLSGFRNTVIDVNKTRKPVLGIEPGRGGFTIRGLTPVTGTDGAHLGSVEVLLGFDNILKTMESAGAVKALLYMDAKLLPVTTRLRDPAKNPVKDGKFVLIYGQKNESARALAGTDLLDRGMQSALVEVEGHDGVAVFPVKDYRGDAIGVILLSMDITDQQAMMSAVAWLVGVGLLIVVVVPIVIIFWVVERSVKRPIIQCADLASDIARGDLRSQACEMRSDEMGIILSAMCEMNATLANTIRDIRDISGEVAEGCSELSLASDSLSKGANQQAAGIEEIAASLEEMSGSVQQTADIAHRTEVTASKASADAETGGEAVARTVSAMRKIADEIGIIEEIARQTNLLALNAAIEAARAGEAGKGFAVVAAEVRKLAERSGTAAAGISELSSSSVAVAEEAGELLKRMVPDIQHTAELIQEISAAASEQSQGIAQVSKAIQESESVVQQNASTAEEVAATAASLSEGSRSLHEAIGRFNLGEEDGLKRY
- a CDS encoding integrase domain-containing protein codes for the protein MGKSDSLKFAVNRATLSGQKTKQHRIRQTARHFVDVLRQANMGIEKWTNVSNKHFQRVADAMRADGVGDGRIAEVFTAARHICRAYGNDQISESNATFGVKRGSIANAMSRAVAADVFQGTLTRMRNDKSYPHAGRAAAQIDLMYNVGLRREESAKLDLPNDWDRENHSLLVQYGTKGGRPRTLYGLSRQQEAALKRAEEYVSPSDRKGINNLMPEGMGDEWLHRLDYAARKHGLTGKDAGGTLHGLRHERFRQMYVDHTGFEPPNQYDSVQAFHEAAQATAGDDWPRLDDEARDNIEVAAGHSPGRRDVSNAYLGSSR
- a CDS encoding helix-turn-helix domain-containing protein yields the protein MAEDDDVDLTPVKTPEQLLKEEVGLYLKIVRENRHKPLRWVAQKLGCSSSFISQIEKGDASIPLDRVLDFSLAYDLPVPEFVRIVLVTMHNDTYRALMSILENDPEMANAANSCHTIANPKERAKRRKILNPGLSSKSLDRMREFILENQKPTYGKPVAGDS
- a CDS encoding DNA-methyltransferase, with translation MIDLRKQDHLGVTSSSKDGDIHNKDAFLFLGNCPAHRYEAIITDPPYEIGIAGKDWDCKKLRIDVLAYQFHRVLKPGGNVFVFCSDFQFGDWYRELSRYFTRLRKYAWCKPDSRGTNKGMFQESFELGLHVCSENAYFDMEDRYKNYVVAGKTSGNERMMPDPDEEWSTKKGEKTLHPTQKKLSVIETLVTALSKKGDTILDPFAGTGTLGVAAKNLGRKFEMVEYGFRNHIAAWDRILGEE